The following coding sequences lie in one Miscanthus floridulus cultivar M001 chromosome 9, ASM1932011v1, whole genome shotgun sequence genomic window:
- the LOC136480407 gene encoding uncharacterized protein, whose protein sequence is MYLLDVPLGEVEDDVADAGDVDERAGAGVPELRVQQFPSWNRAKHHQHEPPWGGDDEHEQIERERRQQAAGVDRIWRRERERGGSTGRGRGGGGAGWRGMGLWRETEGGEGPAPEGEGGRSSGRCREGTGRWHREREGGEGPVLAGEGGGSSGRQREGRGRRRREREGAPAGDARRERGGGTRRGREGGAGVGERGRGLRRETEGGEVWRQREREGAPRETQGGDGTAAPRESGRGRGGAGRGRGGPWERSGGGVWASL, encoded by the coding sequence atgTACCTGCTCGATGTGCCCCTGGGGGAAGTAGAAgacgacgtcgccgatgctggggaCGTTGATGAGCGGGCCGGCGCAGGCGTGCCAGAGCTCCGGGTACAGCAGTTCCCCAGCTGGAACAGAGCGAAGCACCATCAGCACGAGCCCCCGTGGGGAGGAGACGACGAACACGaacagatagagagagagagaaggcagcaGGCCGCCGGAGTTGACCGGATTTGGCgccgggagagggagagagggggcagcacagggagagggaggggagggggcggcgccggcTGGAGAGGGATGGGGCTCTGGCGGGAgacagagggaggggaggggccggcgccggagggagagggagggcgcTCCAGCGGGAGATGCAGGGAGGGGACGGGGCGGTGGcaccgggagagggagggaggggaggggccggtgctggcgggagagggagggggctccAGCGGGAgacagagggaggggagggggcggcgccgaagggagagggagggggctccAGCGGGAGATGCAAGGAGGGAACGGGGCGGTGGCaccaggagagggagggagggaggggccggtgttggcgagagagggagggggcTCCGGCGGGAGACAGAGGGAGGGGAGGTGTGGCGCCagcgggagagggagggggctccGCGGGAGACGCAGGGAGGGGACGGGACGGCTGCGCCGAGAGAgagtgggagagggaggggcggcgcagggagagggaggggaggcccGTGGGAGAGATCAGGGGGCGGCGTCTGGGCGAGTTTATAA
- the LOC136480408 gene encoding vicilin-like seed storage protein At2g18540, with protein MPPPTPSSESDLKVNLEDDPDRETASEEEPKPLPVEEVIFNSLEMAWKEEEDRHRRAITQKETDDCILKRVVEISKEEERRCEEEKRCRKEEERRREEEKERRRQEETERRLAMDAEHLRRRRVERKKREE; from the coding sequence ATGCCTCCACCGACGCCGTCGTCTGAATCGGACCTCAAGGTGAACCTCGAGGATGATCCAGACCGTGAGACCGCATCGGAGGAGGAACCGAAACCTCTTCCGGTGGAGGAGGTCATCTTCAACTCATTGGAGATGGcttggaaggaggaggaggaccggcaccGCCGCGCCATCACACAGAAGGAGACCGACGACTGCATCCTGAAGCGCGTCGTCGAGATCtctaaggaggaggagcgccgctgcGAGGAGGAGAAGCGCTGCcgcaaggaggaggagcgccgccgcgagGAGGAGAAGGAGCGCCGCCGCCAAGAGGAGACCGAGCGGCGTCTCGCGATGGACGCGGAACACCTGCGCCGGCGCAGGGTTGAGCGAAAGAAGCGCGAAGAATAG